One window of Staphylococcus chromogenes genomic DNA carries:
- a CDS encoding GNAT family N-acetyltransferase, translating to MIKNKRFDDITIHLFEEQYRDALYQFKLSERQRIYSSLPKEVLDDALEDPNRVANVVFNEKEEIIGFFVLHQHYQHEGYDTPEEVVYIRSLSINEAYQGHGYGTKIMMNLPEYVQTVFPDFSHLYLVVDAENEAAWNVYERAGFMHTATKEEGPIGKERLYYLDLSSKYVSSLKLKRSDQSDLGPVDIINLTLNQEKVGFLAIEQFQTRLIIRAVLVEDEYRELGIAQNALRQLSTYVRQNYEKIEVLEVMLFGSRNELKPLFQKSNFVETIMTEDYTMFEKYINY from the coding sequence ATGATTAAAAATAAGCGTTTTGATGATATTACTATACATTTGTTTGAAGAGCAATACCGAGATGCGTTATATCAATTTAAATTGAGTGAACGTCAACGTATTTATTCTTCACTCCCTAAAGAAGTACTTGATGATGCTTTGGAAGACCCGAATCGTGTAGCCAATGTCGTGTTCAATGAAAAGGAAGAAATTATAGGTTTTTTTGTCCTTCACCAACACTATCAACATGAAGGGTATGACACACCAGAAGAAGTCGTCTATATTCGTTCTTTATCCATTAACGAAGCGTATCAAGGTCATGGGTATGGCACGAAAATTATGATGAATTTACCAGAGTATGTTCAAACAGTGTTTCCAGATTTTAGTCATTTATATCTTGTCGTTGATGCAGAAAATGAAGCGGCGTGGAATGTTTATGAACGCGCGGGATTCATGCATACGGCGACTAAAGAAGAAGGACCTATCGGTAAAGAGCGTTTGTATTATTTAGATTTAAGCTCTAAGTATGTTTCGTCTTTGAAATTAAAAAGAAGTGATCAATCAGATTTAGGACCTGTTGATATTATTAATTTAACATTAAATCAAGAAAAAGTTGGTTTTCTTGCGATCGAACAATTTCAAACACGCCTTATCATTAGAGCGGTATTAGTGGAAGATGAATACCGTGAATTAGGCATCGCTCAAAATGCATTACGTCAATTATCGACGTATGTGCGTCAAAACTATGAAAAAATTGAAGTGCTTGAAGTGATGCTATTCGGTTCTCGAAACGAGCTCAAACCACTGTTCCAAAAAAGTAATTTTGTCGAAACGATCATGACAGAAGATTATACAATGTTTGAAAAATATATTAATTACTAA
- the rpoE gene encoding DNA-directed RNA polymerase subunit delta — protein sequence MKLQDYTQEMVDEKAFIDMAYTLLTEKNETMNLYDIIDEFKQIGHYEDNQIEDRIVQFYTDLNTDGRFLSVGDNVWGLRDWYSVDDIEEKIAPTIQKFEILDEEDEEDKNLKLLGEDDSEGDDNIPSTTDDQETLNDPEDEHVEDEIEESDLVVEEDEEDLDEEYEDEEDDLLEEKE from the coding sequence ATGAAATTACAAGATTACACACAAGAAATGGTTGATGAAAAAGCATTTATTGATATGGCTTATACACTTTTAACTGAAAAAAATGAAACGATGAATCTTTATGATATTATCGATGAATTTAAGCAAATTGGACATTATGAAGACAATCAAATTGAAGATCGTATCGTTCAATTTTATACGGATTTAAATACTGATGGACGCTTTTTAAGTGTTGGTGACAATGTTTGGGGTCTACGTGACTGGTATTCAGTGGATGACATTGAAGAAAAAATAGCACCAACTATTCAAAAATTTGAAATTCTTGATGAAGAAGACGAAGAAGACAAAAATTTAAAATTACTTGGTGAAGACGATAGTGAAGGGGATGACAACATTCCAAGCACTACTGATGATCAAGAAACTTTAAATGACCCTGAAGATGAGCACGTCGAAGATGAAATCGAAGAGTCTGATTTAGTGGTTGAGGAAGACGAAGAAGACTTAGATGAAGAATATGAAGACGAAGAAGACGATTTACTAGAGGAAAAAGAATAA
- a CDS encoding CTP synthase, which translates to MTKFIFVTGGVVSSLGKGITAASLGRLLKDRGLSVTIQKFDPYLNVDPGTMSPYQHGEVFVTDDGAETDLDLGHYERFIDINLNKYSNVTAGKVYSHVLKKERRGDYLGGTVQVIPHITNEIKSRLLLAGESTNADVVITEIGGTTGDIESLPFIEAIRQIRSDLGRENVMYVHCTLLPYIKAAGEMKTKPTQHSVKELRGLGIQPDLIVVRTEYEMGQDLKDKIALFCDIDKKSVIECRDAESLYEIPLQLSRQDMDDIVIERLGLEAQYETQLDEWNHLINVVNNLEGKVTIALVGKYVALQDAYLSVAESLKHAGYPHMKDIEIRWIDSSEVTDENAESYFHDVDGILVPGGFGFRASEGKISAIKYARENKVPFFGICLGMQLATVEYARHVVGLTDAHSAELDPNTPYPVIDLLPEQKDIEDLGGTLRLGLYPCTIKPNTLAERIYDAQNIQERHRHRYEFNNEYREKLEEAGMIFSGTSPDGRLVEMVEIEDHPFFIACQFHPEFLSRPNRPQPIFKSFIEAAIQQQNK; encoded by the coding sequence ATGACCAAGTTTATTTTCGTAACAGGTGGTGTTGTTTCATCACTAGGCAAAGGGATTACGGCAGCATCACTCGGTCGACTATTAAAAGACCGTGGATTATCTGTAACCATTCAAAAATTTGACCCGTATTTAAATGTGGATCCAGGTACGATGAGTCCGTATCAACATGGTGAAGTTTTTGTCACTGATGATGGCGCGGAAACGGATCTTGATTTAGGCCATTATGAACGTTTTATAGATATTAATTTAAACAAATACTCAAATGTGACTGCAGGGAAAGTCTATTCCCACGTTTTGAAAAAAGAACGTCGCGGAGATTATTTAGGTGGAACAGTACAAGTCATCCCTCACATTACAAATGAAATTAAATCAAGATTACTGCTTGCTGGTGAAAGTACGAATGCAGATGTCGTAATTACAGAAATCGGCGGTACGACAGGGGATATTGAATCGTTACCTTTTATTGAAGCTATTCGTCAAATCAGAAGTGATTTAGGTCGCGAAAATGTGATGTATGTTCACTGTACACTTTTACCATACATTAAAGCAGCAGGTGAAATGAAAACGAAACCGACACAACATAGTGTGAAAGAATTACGTGGCCTTGGCATTCAACCAGACCTAATTGTGGTACGTACAGAATATGAAATGGGGCAAGATTTAAAAGATAAAATTGCGCTATTTTGTGATATTGATAAGAAAAGCGTCATCGAATGTCGTGATGCAGAATCATTATATGAAATTCCTTTACAATTAAGTCGCCAAGATATGGACGATATTGTGATTGAACGCCTCGGATTAGAAGCGCAATATGAAACGCAACTTGATGAGTGGAATCATTTAATCAATGTCGTGAATAATTTGGAAGGTAAAGTAACAATAGCGCTTGTAGGAAAGTATGTTGCTTTACAAGATGCCTATCTTTCTGTAGCAGAATCTTTAAAACATGCAGGATACCCTCATATGAAAGATATTGAAATTCGCTGGATTGATTCAAGTGAAGTGACTGATGAAAATGCGGAAAGCTATTTCCATGACGTTGATGGTATTTTAGTACCAGGCGGATTTGGATTCCGTGCAAGTGAAGGGAAAATATCTGCGATTAAGTATGCGCGTGAAAACAAAGTCCCATTCTTTGGCATTTGTCTAGGGATGCAATTGGCGACAGTTGAATATGCCCGTCACGTGGTTGGTTTAACTGATGCACATTCTGCTGAATTAGATCCAAACACACCATATCCAGTTATTGATTTGTTACCTGAGCAAAAAGATATTGAAGATTTAGGTGGGACACTTCGATTAGGATTGTATCCATGTACAATTAAACCAAATACGTTAGCAGAGCGTATTTATGACGCCCAAAATATTCAAGAGCGTCACCGTCATCGTTATGAGTTTAATAATGAATACAGAGAAAAATTAGAAGAGGCGGGCATGATTTTCTCAGGAACAAGCCCTGATGGACGTTTAGTGGAAATGGTGGAAATTGAAGATCATCCTTTCTTTATTGCATGTCAATTCCATCCTGAATTTTTATCACGTCCAAATCGTCCTCAACCGATTTTTAAATCATTCATCGAAGCTGCAATACAACAACAAAATAAATAA
- a CDS encoding DUF2529 family protein yields the protein MSKMLATQLTGIFQRIDKQELDIQMAAQCLIQAMGGEGHIYVKGYDDLQWFEPYILNSEEKLKSSRSLSAVDTFEQLDSTDRILLFAPFMTEALEKDLQQLIDLDKEVVLITNPSKSYTVPEHLIHFINLSTPRAIVMTEDYDKVVVPHNIAMNYIYYDIYTQMIEMIRDLDL from the coding sequence ATGTCCAAAATGTTAGCAACACAGTTGACTGGAATTTTCCAACGTATCGATAAACAAGAACTTGATATCCAAATGGCTGCACAATGTCTGATTCAAGCGATGGGTGGCGAAGGACATATATATGTCAAAGGATATGACGATCTACAATGGTTTGAACCTTATATTTTAAACAGTGAAGAAAAATTAAAATCAAGTCGTTCGCTTAGCGCAGTAGATACATTTGAGCAACTAGACAGCACAGATCGCATTTTACTTTTTGCACCTTTTATGACAGAGGCATTAGAAAAAGATTTACAACAACTCATAGACTTAGATAAAGAGGTCGTTTTAATTACAAATCCTTCAAAATCTTATACGGTACCCGAACACTTGATACATTTTATCAATTTATCCACCCCTAGAGCTATCGTCATGACTGAAGATTATGATAAAGTGGTCGTTCCACACAATATTGCGATGAATTACATTTACTATGATATTTATACACAAATGATTGAAATGATAAGAGACTTAGACTTATAA
- the fdaB gene encoding class IIb fructose-bisphosphate aldolase FdaB, which yields MPLVSMKEMLIDAKENGYAVGQYNLNNLEFTQAILQASQEENAPVILGVSEGAARYMGGFYTVVKMVEGLMHDYEITIPVAIHLDHGSSFEKCKEAIDAGFTSVMIDASHEPYEDNVKVTSKVVEYAHARGVSVEAELGTVGGQEDDVVADGVIYADPIECQNLVKDTGIDTLAPALGSVHGPYKGLPNLGFKEMEEIGASTGLPLVLHGGTGIPTDDIKKAISFGTAKINVNTENQIASAKRVREVLDADKEVYDPRKYLGPAREAIKETVIGKIKEFGTSNKAENIKG from the coding sequence ATGCCTTTAGTTTCAATGAAAGAAATGTTAATCGACGCAAAAGAAAATGGTTATGCGGTAGGCCAATATAACCTTAATAACTTAGAATTCACACAAGCGATTCTACAAGCATCTCAAGAAGAGAATGCACCTGTTATTTTAGGGGTATCAGAAGGTGCCGCACGCTATATGGGTGGTTTTTATACTGTTGTTAAAATGGTAGAAGGTTTAATGCATGACTATGAAATCACAATTCCAGTAGCGATTCATTTAGATCATGGTTCAAGTTTCGAAAAATGTAAAGAAGCAATTGACGCTGGTTTTACATCAGTCATGATTGATGCTTCACATGAGCCATATGAAGATAACGTCAAAGTGACTTCAAAAGTGGTTGAATACGCACATGCACGTGGTGTTTCTGTTGAAGCTGAACTTGGTACAGTCGGTGGACAAGAGGATGATGTGGTAGCTGACGGTGTGATCTATGCGGATCCAATCGAGTGTCAAAACTTAGTGAAAGATACAGGTATTGATACTTTAGCACCTGCATTAGGTTCTGTACACGGACCATACAAAGGTTTACCAAACTTAGGTTTCAAAGAAATGGAAGAAATTGGTGCATCTACTGGTTTACCACTTGTATTACATGGAGGTACAGGTATTCCAACTGACGACATTAAAAAAGCCATTTCATTTGGCACTGCTAAAATCAATGTAAACACAGAAAACCAAATTGCTTCTGCTAAACGTGTGCGTGAAGTGTTAGATGCAGATAAAGAAGTTTACGATCCACGTAAATATTTAGGACCTGCACGTGAAGCAATTAAAGAAACAGTCATCGGTAAAATTAAAGAATTTGGTACTTCAAACAAAGCGGAAAATATTAAAGGTTAA
- a CDS encoding UDP-N-acetylglucosamine 1-carboxyvinyltransferase produces the protein MAQEVIKIKGGQTLKGKVEISGAKNSSVAIIPATLMAEEPVTLDGLPKISDVETLVSLLGDLNIQTKLEGTTLHVDPTEIQNAALPNNKVESLRASYYMMGAMLGRFKKCVIGLPGGCPLGPRPIDQHIKGFKALGAVVDESSTTSMKIEAERLVGANIYLDIVSVGATINIMLAASRAEGQTVIENAAKEPEVVDVANFLNSMGAKISGAGTSSIKIMGVPHLHGSRHQIIPDRIEAGTYMCIAAASGERIVIDNIIPKHVEPLTVKLKELGVTIDVGDDYMVVQASHPYHSVDIKTLVYPGFATDLQQPITPLLFLAEGPSFVKETIYPERFKHVPELQKMHGAIDADRGTATIKPSKLSGAEVYASDLRAGACLIIAGLIAEGETTIYNVKHIYRGYTDIVNNLKRLGADIWTETVDA, from the coding sequence ATGGCGCAAGAAGTTATTAAAATTAAAGGTGGCCAAACTTTAAAAGGCAAGGTAGAAATTAGTGGTGCAAAAAATAGTTCAGTTGCGATTATTCCTGCAACATTAATGGCTGAAGAACCTGTAACATTGGATGGTTTGCCTAAAATTTCAGATGTGGAAACATTAGTGAGTTTACTTGGGGATTTAAATATTCAAACTAAGTTGGAAGGCACAACTTTGCATGTTGATCCTACTGAAATCCAAAATGCTGCTTTACCTAATAATAAAGTTGAATCCTTGCGTGCATCCTATTATATGATGGGTGCAATGCTTGGCCGATTTAAAAAATGTGTCATTGGACTCCCAGGAGGATGTCCATTAGGTCCTAGACCTATTGATCAGCATATTAAAGGCTTTAAAGCTTTGGGAGCAGTCGTAGATGAGTCAAGCACGACCTCAATGAAAATTGAAGCTGAGCGTTTAGTTGGAGCGAATATTTATCTTGATATCGTCAGTGTAGGTGCCACTATCAATATTATGTTGGCCGCATCGCGCGCAGAAGGTCAAACAGTGATTGAAAATGCAGCTAAAGAACCTGAAGTTGTCGATGTCGCTAACTTTTTGAATAGTATGGGTGCCAAAATTAGTGGTGCTGGTACTAGTTCAATAAAAATCATGGGTGTGCCTCATCTGCATGGAAGTAGACATCAGATTATTCCTGACCGAATTGAAGCAGGAACCTATATGTGTATTGCTGCGGCGAGTGGTGAACGTATCGTCATTGATAATATTATTCCTAAGCACGTCGAACCGTTAACAGTTAAACTAAAAGAGCTAGGGGTTACAATTGATGTTGGGGACGATTATATGGTTGTTCAAGCGAGCCACCCATACCATAGTGTAGACATTAAAACACTTGTTTATCCCGGGTTTGCAACAGATTTACAACAACCGATAACCCCACTGCTCTTTTTAGCTGAAGGACCTAGTTTTGTGAAAGAAACAATCTATCCAGAACGCTTTAAACACGTTCCTGAATTACAAAAAATGCATGGGGCCATTGATGCAGATCGTGGTACAGCGACCATTAAACCATCAAAGCTATCAGGTGCCGAAGTCTATGCGAGTGATTTACGCGCGGGGGCTTGTTTAATCATAGCCGGTTTAATTGCTGAAGGTGAAACAACGATTTATAATGTCAAACATATTTATAGAGGATACACTGATATCGTAAATAACTTAAAACGTCTAGGCGCAGATATATGGACTGAAACTGTTGATGCTTAA
- a CDS encoding winged helix-turn-helix transcriptional regulator produces the protein MEVCPYLEKTFKILGRSWNGLILHYLSTCPEHRAHFSEMKRDLHPITNRALSLKVTELAEWGLITKHIISENPPSVCYELTQKGIDLAIALKPLEKWAHDHVTLPEKV, from the coding sequence ATGGAAGTTTGTCCATATTTAGAAAAAACGTTTAAAATTCTAGGACGGAGCTGGAATGGTTTAATTTTACATTATTTATCCACATGTCCAGAACATCGAGCACACTTTTCAGAAATGAAACGTGATTTGCACCCCATTACTAACCGTGCACTTTCGTTAAAAGTGACAGAGCTTGCAGAATGGGGACTTATTACAAAGCATATCATTTCCGAAAACCCACCCTCTGTTTGCTATGAATTAACTCAAAAAGGTATTGATTTAGCGATAGCGCTTAAACCGCTTGAAAAGTGGGCGCACGACCACGTCACATTGCCTGAAAAAGTTTAA
- a CDS encoding aldehyde dehydrogenase family protein, protein MRDQIKQYINGEWVDSASGETLEVINPATEEVFGHIAKGNKEDVDQAVKAANDVYLEFRNTPVKERQAMLGRIVDEYKKRKDDLIEAMTLELGTPVTKSENIHYQMGLNHFQEAHDALDRFEFEEQRGDSLVVKEAIGVAGLITPWNFPTNQTSLKLAAAFAAGSPVVLKPSEETPFAALILAEIFEAASVPKGVFNLVNGDGEGVGNPLSEHPDVRMMSFTGSGPTGSKIMEKASKDFKKVSLELGGKSPYIILDDADVDEAAKAAVGKVVNNTGQVCTAGTRTLVPESMKEAFLEKAKSYMEAVKVGDPQQKETEMGPIVSEKQYRQVQDYIKKGIQEGAELYYGGEGHPEGLDKGYFVKPTIFANVDNQMTIAQEEIFGPVMSVITYKDLDEAIRIANDTKYGLAGYVFGQDKEQLHKVARSIEAGTVEINEAGRTPDLPFGGYKQSGLGREWGDYGIEEFLEVKAIAGYFKA, encoded by the coding sequence ATGAGAGACCAAATCAAGCAATATATTAATGGCGAATGGGTAGACAGTGCAAGTGGTGAAACGTTAGAAGTCATAAACCCAGCGACTGAAGAAGTTTTTGGTCATATTGCCAAAGGGAATAAAGAGGATGTCGATCAAGCAGTTAAAGCTGCAAATGACGTTTATCTTGAATTTAGAAATACACCTGTAAAAGAACGACAAGCGATGTTAGGTCGCATCGTCGATGAATATAAAAAACGAAAAGATGACTTAATTGAAGCGATGACTTTAGAGTTAGGGACACCTGTGACGAAATCAGAAAACATCCATTATCAAATGGGTCTTAATCACTTCCAAGAAGCACATGATGCTCTAGATCGTTTTGAATTTGAGGAACAACGTGGAGATAGTTTAGTAGTGAAAGAAGCTATCGGTGTGGCTGGCCTTATCACACCTTGGAACTTTCCAACAAACCAAACATCATTAAAATTAGCAGCTGCATTTGCGGCAGGTTCACCTGTTGTTTTAAAACCGTCAGAAGAGACACCTTTTGCTGCACTTATCTTAGCAGAAATTTTTGAAGCAGCAAGCGTGCCTAAAGGGGTGTTCAATTTAGTAAATGGTGATGGCGAAGGTGTCGGCAATCCATTGAGTGAACATCCAGATGTGAGAATGATGTCATTTACGGGTTCTGGTCCAACAGGTTCAAAAATTATGGAAAAGGCAAGCAAAGACTTTAAAAAGGTTTCACTTGAACTAGGGGGTAAATCACCTTATATCATTCTAGATGATGCGGATGTAGACGAAGCGGCTAAAGCAGCTGTGGGTAAAGTTGTGAATAATACAGGTCAAGTCTGTACTGCAGGAACACGTACACTTGTCCCTGAAAGTATGAAAGAGGCCTTTCTTGAAAAAGCTAAATCCTATATGGAAGCTGTAAAAGTCGGAGACCCACAACAAAAAGAAACAGAAATGGGTCCTATTGTGAGCGAAAAACAATATCGACAAGTTCAAGATTATATTAAAAAAGGTATTCAAGAAGGCGCGGAATTGTATTATGGTGGCGAAGGGCATCCAGAAGGTTTAGATAAAGGATATTTCGTGAAACCAACGATTTTTGCGAACGTGGATAATCAAATGACAATTGCGCAAGAAGAAATTTTTGGCCCTGTGATGTCTGTCATTACGTACAAAGATTTAGATGAAGCGATTCGCATCGCAAATGATACTAAGTACGGATTAGCAGGTTATGTCTTTGGTCAAGATAAAGAACAACTTCATAAAGTGGCACGTTCCATAGAAGCTGGAACTGTTGAAATTAACGAAGCAGGCCGTACACCTGATTTACCATTTGGCGGTTACAAACAATCTGGACTTGGTCGTGAATGGGGCGACTACGGTATCGAAGAATTTTTAGAAGTTAAAGCCATCGCAGGTTATTTTAAAGCATAA
- the rho gene encoding transcription termination factor Rho, with the protein MATKERTSPQYESFHELYKNYTTKALTEKAKSLKLTNYSKLNKKELVLAIMEAQMEKDGNYYMEGILDDIQQDGYGFLRTVNYSKGEKDIYISASQIRRFEIKLGDKVTGKVRQPKESEKYYGLLQVDFVNDHNAEEVKKRPHFQALTPLYPDERIQLETDPEKYSTRIMDLVTPIGLGQRGLIVAPPKAGKTSLLKEIANAIVKNKPNAKLFILLVGERPEEVTDIERSVEEAEVVHSTFDEHPRHHVKVAELLLERAKRLVEIGEDVIVLMDSITRLARAYNLVVPPSGRTLSGGLDPASLHGPKTFFGAARNIEAGGSLTILATALVDTGSRMDDMIYEEFKGTGNMELHLDRRLSERRIFPAIDISRSSTRKEELLVPKEELESLWQLRNMFSNSPDFAERFIRRLKKTKTNKQFFEELKKSALESTRTGKPII; encoded by the coding sequence ATGGCGACCAAGGAAAGAACGTCACCGCAGTATGAATCTTTTCATGAATTATACAAAAACTACACCACGAAAGCTTTGACTGAAAAAGCAAAGTCTCTAAAGCTGACAAACTATAGCAAGTTGAATAAGAAAGAACTTGTCCTTGCCATAATGGAAGCACAAATGGAAAAAGACGGAAACTACTATATGGAAGGTATCTTAGATGATATTCAACAAGATGGTTACGGCTTTTTAAGAACGGTTAATTATTCTAAAGGTGAAAAAGATATATATATTTCTGCCTCTCAGATAAGACGATTTGAAATTAAATTAGGCGATAAAGTCACAGGTAAAGTTAGACAACCTAAAGAAAGTGAAAAGTATTATGGACTTTTACAAGTCGATTTTGTGAATGATCACAATGCTGAAGAAGTCAAAAAACGTCCCCACTTCCAAGCACTAACGCCTCTATATCCAGATGAACGTATTCAATTAGAAACAGACCCCGAAAAATACTCCACACGCATTATGGATTTAGTGACACCTATCGGATTAGGACAACGTGGTTTAATCGTTGCACCACCTAAAGCAGGTAAGACCTCTTTATTAAAAGAAATCGCAAACGCAATTGTGAAAAATAAACCAAATGCAAAACTGTTTATTTTACTCGTCGGCGAAAGACCGGAGGAAGTAACAGATATCGAGCGTTCTGTAGAGGAAGCTGAGGTTGTGCACTCTACGTTTGATGAACATCCTAGACATCATGTTAAGGTTGCAGAATTACTGTTAGAACGTGCAAAGCGCTTAGTTGAAATTGGAGAAGATGTTATCGTATTGATGGACTCTATTACACGTTTGGCGCGCGCATACAACCTTGTCGTACCTCCAAGCGGTAGAACATTATCAGGAGGTCTTGACCCAGCATCTTTACATGGACCTAAAACGTTTTTTGGAGCTGCAAGAAACATTGAAGCAGGAGGCAGTTTGACGATTTTAGCCACTGCGCTAGTAGATACAGGTTCTCGTATGGACGACATGATTTATGAAGAATTTAAAGGAACGGGAAATATGGAGTTACATTTAGACAGACGTTTATCTGAACGTAGAATTTTCCCGGCGATTGATATTTCACGTAGTTCTACACGTAAAGAAGAATTGTTAGTGCCTAAAGAAGAATTAGAAAGTTTATGGCAACTTCGAAATATGTTTTCTAATTCACCTGATTTTGCAGAACGATTTATTCGTCGT